From a single Calothrix sp. NIES-2098 genomic region:
- a CDS encoding two-component response regulator produces MSAKLLLVDDEPGVREAVKDYLQESSFTVQVASNANDAWQLLQKSVPDLVISDIMMPQVSGMEFLKQLREDPRFESLPVVFLTARGMSCDRILGYKAGCDAYLPKPFNPDELVAIVENLLERRASNNKIGNGTTNLTREIEKLKEILDKTCVFPKSPWPIKPRPIQINLSPREQSILDLVAEGLMNKEIARRLDTSVRNVEKYVSRLFAKTGTNGRTELVRYALEHGLTK; encoded by the coding sequence ATGTCAGCAAAATTGTTGTTAGTAGATGACGAACCTGGAGTGCGGGAAGCGGTTAAAGATTATTTGCAAGAAAGTAGTTTTACGGTTCAAGTAGCGAGTAACGCTAATGATGCATGGCAATTATTGCAAAAAAGTGTGCCAGACTTGGTAATTTCCGATATTATGATGCCGCAGGTAAGTGGTATGGAATTTCTCAAGCAATTACGGGAAGACCCCCGTTTTGAGTCATTACCAGTAGTGTTTCTGACTGCTAGAGGAATGAGTTGCGATCGCATCCTTGGTTACAAAGCTGGCTGTGATGCCTATTTACCAAAACCCTTTAACCCTGATGAGTTGGTAGCTATTGTCGAAAATCTGCTAGAACGACGAGCTAGTAACAATAAAATAGGCAATGGCACTACCAATCTTACCCGTGAAATTGAAAAACTCAAAGAAATCTTAGACAAGACTTGCGTGTTCCCTAAATCGCCTTGGCCAATTAAGCCTAGGCCAATTCAGATTAATTTGTCTCCACGCGAACAAAGTATTTTAGACCTAGTAGCAGAAGGTTTAATGAATAAAGAAATTGCCCGTCGTCTAGACACTAGCGTTCGCAATGTTGAGAAGTACGTTAGTAGATTGTTTGCTAAGACTGGTACAAATGGGCGCACCGAGTTAGTGCGCTATGCTCTCGAACATGGCTTAACTAAGTAA
- a CDS encoding ABC transporter, transmembrane region, with translation MRGFGPVVAPEQQATQQLSTLRRFLQYLRPYRKEIPVALTLVLIGASSQAIGPFLLGWSIDRFIAKGNLPGLMLLLGLLGIIYVLGISATRGQIVRIGWIMQRLLGQLRQDIFTKIQSLPLSFFDRSEAGDLMSRLLNDVNTVNQAFGQTVAQMLGNTFSLVGIVIAMLAINLQLGLLSNLVVPVMILTTSLFARWARARFRVTRQTIGELSTKLEEDLGSVREAQAFNRVQLNIQEFATLNAANRDANVQAVAITAAFLPSIDFLNTLATAGVLAYGGYLAVTGGATVGVVTSFLLYVQQFFRPIQILSQFYTQAQSAFAGLERIFLLLDEPSQLNDAPDAIEMPPIYGEVRFEDVKFGYNPDQMVLKGVNLKATPGQMVALVGPTGSGKTTIINLILRFYDVSDGAVKIDDIDVRSVTQASLRRQIGIVLQDNILFSGTVAENIAFGCPHATQADIEAAAQMANVHEFITSLPQGYTTQLGERGAPLSQGQRQLISIARAVLINPRLLILDEATSSIDTRTEALVQDAIARLLQGRTSFVIAHRLSTVTQADQVLVIQQGQIIERGTHAELISQQGVYANLYALQLGAATT, from the coding sequence ATGAGAGGTTTCGGCCCAGTTGTTGCACCTGAGCAACAAGCAACTCAACAACTCTCCACTTTGCGGCGCTTTTTGCAATACTTGCGACCCTACCGCAAAGAAATCCCCGTTGCCTTGACATTAGTATTAATTGGTGCATCTAGCCAGGCGATCGGGCCTTTTTTACTTGGTTGGTCGATAGATCGCTTCATTGCCAAAGGCAATTTACCAGGTTTAATGCTGCTATTAGGGCTACTGGGAATAATTTACGTGCTTGGTATCTCGGCAACTCGCGGTCAAATTGTTCGCATCGGCTGGATTATGCAGCGCTTGCTGGGACAGCTACGGCAAGATATTTTCACCAAAATTCAGAGTTTGCCACTCAGCTTTTTCGATCGCAGCGAAGCCGGGGATTTAATGAGTCGGCTGCTCAATGATGTCAATACCGTAAATCAAGCTTTTGGTCAGACTGTGGCTCAAATGCTGGGCAACACTTTCAGTTTGGTTGGCATTGTCATTGCCATGCTTGCGATCAACTTACAACTCGGCTTGTTGAGTAACCTAGTTGTCCCAGTCATGATTTTGACCACAAGCTTGTTTGCACGTTGGGCGAGAGCGAGATTTCGCGTCACACGACAGACAATTGGCGAACTTTCTACCAAGTTGGAAGAAGATCTTGGCAGTGTACGAGAAGCACAAGCATTTAATCGCGTCCAGCTGAACATTCAAGAATTCGCCACTCTCAACGCGGCGAATCGCGATGCTAACGTGCAAGCGGTAGCAATTACGGCGGCATTTTTGCCGTCAATTGATTTTCTCAACACTCTAGCAACCGCAGGTGTACTGGCTTATGGTGGATATCTCGCTGTTACAGGAGGCGCGACAGTCGGTGTAGTCACATCATTTCTACTTTATGTGCAGCAATTTTTCCGCCCAATTCAAATTCTCAGCCAGTTTTATACGCAAGCCCAGTCTGCTTTTGCTGGATTGGAACGAATTTTTCTGCTGTTGGACGAACCATCGCAACTCAACGATGCACCTGATGCCATAGAAATGCCCCCAATTTATGGCGAGGTGAGATTTGAGGATGTCAAGTTTGGCTATAATCCAGACCAAATGGTTCTTAAAGGAGTGAATTTAAAAGCTACTCCCGGACAGATGGTTGCATTAGTCGGGCCGACCGGCTCAGGTAAAACGACAATCATTAATCTGATATTGCGTTTTTACGATGTCTCTGATGGTGCGGTAAAAATCGATGATATTGATGTGCGTAGTGTCACTCAAGCTAGTTTGCGGCGTCAGATTGGCATTGTTTTACAAGACAATATTTTATTTAGCGGTACTGTAGCAGAAAACATAGCCTTTGGCTGTCCCCACGCTACCCAAGCCGATATCGAAGCTGCTGCACAGATGGCGAATGTGCATGAGTTCATTACTTCATTACCCCAAGGTTACACAACGCAATTAGGCGAACGAGGTGCGCCTCTCAGTCAAGGACAACGCCAACTGATTAGTATTGCCCGTGCGGTGTTAATTAACCCCCGGCTTCTAATTCTGGATGAAGCTACTAGCAGTATAGATACCCGCACAGAAGCACTCGTACAAGATGCGATCGCTCGCTTATTGCAAGGTCGTACCAGCTTCGTGATTGCTCACCGCCTCAGCACTGTGACTCAGGCAGATCAGGTGTTAGTCATTCAACAAGGTCAAATTATTGAACGGGGAACCCATGCAGAACTAATTAGCCAACAAGGTGTTTACGCAAATCTTTATGCTCTCCAGTTGGGTGCAGCAACTACTTAA